A stretch of the Erpetoichthys calabaricus chromosome 3, fErpCal1.3, whole genome shotgun sequence genome encodes the following:
- the hnrnpua gene encoding heterogeneous nuclear ribonucleoprotein U has protein sequence MSSINVKKLKVNELKDELKKRRLSDKGLKAELMDRLQAALDEEAKAGGGFPGPGGEENGAEGGSEGAGGYDEMAEDLEEEMAGENMEADEEEEEEGRTGGGKAGATATTGDSSGGTGARQAAVNLQGTSGKGDQASASAEVTGEEGAEAADGESQEYQDDAMGEDEEEDTGVEMDKFDEDEDAGIEMDKFDEEDGAPGSQSAEGDAAKDKKADQKNKKGVKRRREEHGRGYFEFIEENKYSRAKSPQPPLEEEDEEFDDTTVCLDTYNSDLHFKISRDRYSASSLTMESFAYLWAGGRATYGIASGKACFEMKVIEKIPVKHISSKGIEVHDVQIGWSLEEGSLLLGEEEFSYAYSMKGKKTTNCVTEDFGEGYDENDVIGCLINFDGEEVELSFSKNGKDLGIAFKVSKESLTERPLFPHVLCHNCAVEFNFGQKEEPYFPVPEGYMFLQQIAVDNRVRGPKGPETKKECEVIVMVGLPGAGKTTWVMKHVEANPGKYNVLGTNTILEKMMISSFKRQMIDTAKLTAISQRAPLFLGKFIEIAARKKRNYILDQTNVSAPAQRRKMCLFAGFQRKAVVVCPTDEDYKQRTQKKAEADGKDLPEQAVLKMKGIFTLPEDGECFDEVTYVELQKEEAQKLVEQYKEESKSALPAEKKQNQGGATKKGGNRARGNKNQYNRGGGSGGQGQRGGRGGFQNRGNFRGVPGNRAAFNRPPRGYLPPPGFRGGFSNRGNFSRGGGMPNRGSAPRGAPGRGNMPRGGAMNRGSANRGGANRGNFNQFRGRGGNNRGFKNGNYSMNKAQAFNQSWQQGFWNQKPWSQQYHPGYY, from the exons ATGAGTTCAATTAACGTGAAGAAATTGAAAGTGAACGAGTTGAAGGACGAGCTGAAGAAGCGTAGGCTTTCAGACAAGGGTCTGAAGGCCGAGCTGATGGACCGGCTGCAGGCCGCGCTTGATGAAGAGGCCAAAGCTGGCGGCGGTTTTCCCGGTCCGGGCGGAGAGGAAAATGGAGCAGAGGGAGGCTCAGAAGGTGCAGGTGGTTACGACGAGATGGCCGAGGATCTCGAAGAAGAAATGGCCGGGGAGAACATGGAGGCggacgaagaggaggaggaggaagggagAACCGGTGGGGGTAAAGCGGGTGCCACTGCGACGACGGGGGATTCGAGTGGTGGGACTGGTGCTCGGCAAGCAGCAGTAAATCTGCAAGGGACGTCCGGAAAGGGCGATCAAGCGAGTGCAAGCGCCGAAGTGACCGGGGAAGAGGGAGCTGAAGCAGCCGATGGCGAGAGCCAGGAGTATCAAGACGATGCAATGGGCGAAGACGAAGAGGAAGACACTGGGGTCGAAATGGATAAATTTGACGAGGATGAAGACGCAGGAATTGAAATGGACAAGTTTGATGAGGAGGACGGGGCACCTGGATCCCAGTCCGCCGAAG GCGATGCTGCAAAAGATAAAAAGGCAGACCAGAAAAACAAGAAAGGCGTTAAAAGGCGCCGAGAAGAACACGGAAGGGGCTACTTTGAATTTATTGAAGAAAACAAATACAGCCG GGCAAAATCTCCCCAACCACCtcttgaagaagaagatgaagagttTGATGATACAACTGTTTGTTTGGACACAT ACAACAGTGATCTACACTTCAAAATTTCAAGAGACCGTTACAGCGCTTCATCTTTGACTATGGAAAGTTTTGCTTATCTCTGGGCTGGAGGTAGAGCTACCTATGGCATTGCAAGTGGAAAGGCCTGCTTTGAGATGAAG gTAATTGAGAAAATTCCAGTAAAGCATATCTCAAGTAAAGGGATTGAAGTACATGATGTACAGATTggctggtcattggaagaaggcaGCTTGCTTCTTG GGGAAGAAGAGTTCTCTTATGCCTACTCAATGAAGGGAAAGAAGACCACTAATTGTGTGACTGAAGATTTTGGAGAGGGATATGATGAAAATGATGTGATAGGTTGCTTGATT AATTTTGATGGTGAAGAAGTGGAACTTTCCTTTTCTAAAAATGGCAAGGATCTTGGCATTGCTTTTAAAGTCAGCAAAGAATCTCTCACTGAGAGGCCTCTCTTTCCGCATGTTCTATGCCATAACTGTGCAGTAGAGTTCAACTTTGGACAGAAGGAAGAGCCTTACTTCCCTGTGCCTGAGGGTTACATGTTTCTTCAGCAGATTGCAGTGGATAACAGGGTCAGGGGCCCAAAGGGTCCCGAGACCAAAAAAGAGtgtgag GTTATTGTCATGGTGGGATTGCCTGGAGCAGGCAAGACTACTTGGGTTATGAAGCATGTTGAAGCAAACCCTGGTAAATACAATGTTCTTGGAACAAACACAATCCTGGAAAAGATGATG ATTTCAAGTTTTAAACGTCAGATGATAGATACAGCAAAGCTGACTGCCATTTCTCAGCGTGCTCCACTGTTCTTGGGGAAGTTTATTGAAATTGCTGCTCGTAAAAAGCGCAATTATATTCTGGACCAG actAATGTGTCAGCACCAGCTCAGCGGCGGAAGATGTGTTTGTTTGCCGGTTTTCAGCGAAAAGCAGTGGTAGTATGCCCGACTGATGAAGACTATAAGCAACGAACTCAAAAGAAGGCAGAAGCAGATGGCAAAGATCTTCCTGAGCAGGCTGTTCTTAAAATGAAAG GTATTTTTACACTGCCAGAGGATGGTGAATGTTTTGATGAAGTCACCTATGTAGAACTGCAGAAGGAGGAGGCACAGAAGCTTGTAGAACAGTATAAAGAAGAGAGCAAGTCTGCACTGCCTGCTGAAAAGAAACAGAACCAGGGAGGAGCAACCAAGAAAGGAGGTAATCGAGCAAGAGGAAACAAGAACCAGTACAACAGAGGTGGTGGCAGTGGTGGCCAAGGACAGAGGGGAGGTCGTGGAGGATTTCAGAATCGTGGCAACTTCAGAGGAG TACCTGGGAACAGAGCAGCATTTAACAGACCCCCAAGAGGGTATCTTCCACCTCCTGGTTTCAGGGGTGGCTTCTCTAATCGTGGTAACTTCAGCAGAGGTGGAGGCATGCCAAACAGGGGAAGTGCTCCTCGAGGTGCTCCAGGAAGGGGCAACATGCCAAGAGGGGGTGCCATGAACAGGGGAAGTGCTAACCGAGGAGGTGCAAATAGAGGCAACTTCAACCAG ttCCGAGGAAGAGGTGGAAACAACCGTGGCTTCAAAAATGGAAACTACAGCATGAACAAGGCTCAAGCCTTTAACCAGAGCTGGCAACAAGGG TTCTGGAATCAGAAACCTTGGAGCCAGCAGTATCACCCAGGATATTACTGA